A genomic segment from Nodularia sphaerocarpa UHCC 0038 encodes:
- a CDS encoding SMP-30/gluconolactonase/LRE family protein: protein MKFVSFCRLGLQLATIAVFGWITPQAEAALLVGSFNNNSILRYDDITGEFIDVFVTSDSGGLSGPTGFTRGTDNNLYVLSILNNSVLRYDGQTGEFIDTFVTSGSGGLASPQDLVFGPDGNLYVTSTSSTASNSVLRYDGQTGEFIDAFVPPGSGGVLAPFGLSFGQEDGNLYVSSVLTDNVLRYDGQTGEFIDTFATADSGSFPGGLNFGPDGNLYVANFASDNIARYNGTTGEFIDFFVPTGSGGLDGPVKPVFGFDNNLYVSSLNTNQVLRYEGQTGAFLNTFIPSGSGGLDGSGFLLFTASALPEEVSIPEPTTGVALFALGAVLGAGKLKSLRQKAQKSKVE, encoded by the coding sequence ATGAAATTTGTCAGTTTTTGTCGGTTGGGTCTCCAACTTGCAACTATCGCCGTTTTTGGGTGGATAACACCGCAAGCTGAAGCGGCATTATTGGTTGGTAGTTTTAATAACAATTCAATTCTCCGCTATGACGACATAACTGGAGAATTTATTGATGTTTTTGTGACTTCTGATAGTGGTGGGCTAAGTGGACCAACTGGTTTCACCAGAGGGACAGATAACAATCTTTATGTTCTGAGTATCTTAAATAATAGCGTTCTGCGTTACGACGGTCAGACAGGAGAATTTATTGATACCTTTGTCACCTCTGGTAGTGGTGGGCTAGCTTCACCACAGGACTTAGTTTTTGGACCTGATGGCAATCTCTATGTTACTAGCACTAGTAGCACAGCCAGTAACAGCGTTCTGCGCTATGACGGACAAACGGGTGAATTTATTGATGCTTTTGTTCCCCCAGGTAGCGGTGGAGTTCTGGCACCATTTGGTTTGAGTTTTGGACAAGAAGACGGCAACCTCTACGTCAGCAGTGTTTTAACTGATAATGTTCTGCGTTACGACGGTCAGACAGGAGAATTTATCGACACTTTTGCGACAGCTGATAGTGGTTCCTTTCCTGGTGGTTTGAACTTTGGTCCAGACGGTAACCTTTATGTTGCTAACTTTGCTTCTGACAATATTGCTCGTTACAACGGTACTACAGGAGAATTTATCGATTTCTTCGTACCTACTGGTAGTGGTGGACTTGATGGCCCTGTGAAGCCGGTTTTCGGCTTTGATAATAACCTCTACGTCAGCAGCCTCAATACCAACCAAGTCTTGCGCTATGAAGGTCAGACCGGGGCTTTTCTTAACACCTTCATCCCTTCAGGTAGCGGTGGGTTGGACGGGTCTGGTTTCCTGCTTTTCACTGCTTCTGCTCTTCCAGAGGAGGTGTCGATTCCTGAGCCTACAACTGGGGTGGCACTATTTGCATTGGGCGCTGTTTTAGGAGCGGGTAAATTAAAAAGTCTTAGGCAGAAAGCACAAAAGTCAAAAGTTGAGTAA
- a CDS encoding YajQ family cyclic di-GMP-binding protein, with the protein MASTYSFDIVSDFDRQELVNAVDQVVRDIKGRYDLKDTQTTLELKEESINVSTDSEFTLDAVHTILRDKAAKRNLSQKIFEFGKVESASGNRVRQEITLKKGISQEIAKQISKLIRDEFKKVQPSIQGDAVRVSAKAKDDLQDVMQRLKQEDFPVALQFNNYR; encoded by the coding sequence ATGGCTTCTACATATTCCTTTGACATTGTAAGCGACTTTGACCGACAAGAATTAGTGAATGCTGTCGATCAAGTTGTGCGAGATATCAAAGGTCGTTATGACCTCAAAGATACTCAAACAACTCTGGAGTTAAAAGAGGAAAGCATTAATGTCAGCACTGACAGCGAGTTTACCTTAGATGCTGTTCACACTATCCTGAGGGACAAAGCCGCCAAGCGTAACCTTTCTCAGAAAATTTTTGAGTTTGGCAAAGTTGAATCAGCTAGCGGGAACCGTGTCCGTCAAGAAATCACCCTCAAAAAAGGTATCAGTCAGGAAATTGCGAAACAAATTTCCAAATTGATTCGTGACGAGTTCAAAAAAGTACAACCCTCAATTCAAGGCGATGCTGTGCGGGTTTCTGCTAAAGCGAAGGATGACTTACAAGATGTGATGCAGCGTCTCAAACAAGAAGATTTTCCTGTGGCTTTGCAATTTAACAATTATCGTTAA
- a CDS encoding MAPEG family protein, translating to MRSQLPVSVILLYSIAAAAVLIYLPFLLVAYARVQIGFEALATPRAKFDKLPPYAQRATWAHQNSFEAFMLFATAALMAYVTGVDSSTATVAAIAFVVARLLYSIFYILNIPLLRSLMFAIGSLGSATLITLSIIQAS from the coding sequence ATGCGATCGCAACTGCCTGTGTCTGTTATTTTGTTGTATTCTATTGCTGCTGCTGCGGTTCTGATATATCTGCCGTTTTTACTGGTAGCTTATGCTCGTGTGCAGATTGGGTTTGAGGCGCTGGCTACTCCTCGCGCCAAGTTTGATAAATTACCCCCCTATGCTCAACGAGCCACCTGGGCGCATCAAAATTCCTTTGAAGCATTTATGTTGTTTGCCACCGCAGCATTGATGGCTTATGTTACTGGTGTTGATTCTTCTACAGCAACAGTAGCAGCGATCGCTTTTGTTGTAGCGCGTTTGCTATACTCAATTTTTTATATTTTGAATATACCTTTATTGCGATCGCTAATGTTTGCCATTGGCTCTCTTGGCTCCGCTACTCTAATCACCTTGAGCATTATCCAAGCTAGTTAA
- a CDS encoding DNA recombination-mediator protein A — MSQSTDITKLDTLAQELATIQQTGSKRIALLGSRHVPITHQNLIEMMTYALVLSGNRVITSGATGTNSAAIKGAMRADPNLLTVILPQSLSRQPQESREQLEQVMHLVENPSNDNLSLAEASYICNKEIVSRCQQLICFAFHDSRTLLQTCGDAEEQRKVVTLFYFD; from the coding sequence TTGAGCCAGTCAACAGATATTACCAAACTCGATACATTAGCGCAGGAACTGGCGACCATCCAGCAAACGGGTTCTAAGCGAATCGCCTTGCTGGGTTCTCGCCATGTGCCAATTACGCATCAGAATCTCATTGAAATGATGACCTACGCCCTGGTTCTATCAGGGAATCGGGTCATCACCTCTGGGGCTACAGGTACCAATTCAGCTGCCATTAAGGGAGCAATGCGGGCAGATCCCAATTTATTGACGGTGATTTTACCCCAAAGTTTGTCACGCCAGCCCCAGGAATCGCGCGAGCAACTAGAGCAGGTGATGCATCTGGTGGAAAATCCCAGTAATGATAATCTGTCTTTAGCTGAAGCTAGTTATATTTGTAATAAGGAGATAGTTTCTCGCTGTCAGCAACTGATTTGTTTTGCATTTCACGATAGTCGGACTCTGCTCCAAACTTGTGGAGATGCCGAAGAACAAAGAAAAGTGGTAACGCTTTTCTATTTTGATTAA
- a CDS encoding phosphotransacetylase family protein — protein MPKSAKCLLIGSTEIYSGKSATVLGLSHQLQQKGLDIAYSKPLGTCFSASGGTVVEEDVQFIAHSLNLPKNRVAATMLALDEVNVQKRWRGEDKIDYRLLLKQQYLQISQGDLVLLEGPGDLTQGHLFDLSLLQVAQALDASILLVCRYNSLVCADALLSAKQLMGDRLVGVVINDIPTEQLEIVDAQLCPFLEKQGIPVLATLPESDLLRSVSVDQLVNQLNAEVLCRGDRLDLMVESLAIGAMNVNSAVKYFRKRRNMAVVTGGDRVEIQQAALESSTQCLILTGQLPPPAFILTRAEELEIPILSVDLDTLTTVEIIERTFSQVRVHEPIKVQCIRQLMTEHFDIDRLLSKLGLTAAGKFP, from the coding sequence GTGCCAAAATCTGCTAAATGTTTGCTGATTGGCTCAACCGAAATTTATAGTGGTAAATCTGCAACAGTTTTGGGTTTGTCTCATCAGCTACAGCAAAAAGGACTAGATATTGCCTACAGTAAACCGCTAGGCACTTGTTTTAGTGCATCTGGCGGAACCGTAGTTGAGGAAGATGTCCAGTTTATTGCCCATAGTCTGAACTTGCCGAAAAACCGTGTTGCTGCCACCATGTTGGCTTTGGATGAGGTTAATGTCCAAAAACGCTGGCGCGGGGAAGACAAAATTGATTATCGGCTGCTGTTAAAACAGCAATATTTGCAAATTTCCCAAGGAGATTTGGTGTTGCTAGAGGGGCCTGGTGATTTGACACAAGGTCATCTGTTTGATTTGTCTTTGTTACAGGTGGCTCAAGCATTGGACGCGTCTATACTACTAGTATGTCGTTATAATTCGCTGGTTTGTGCTGATGCGTTATTGTCTGCTAAACAGCTGATGGGCGATCGCTTGGTGGGTGTTGTGATTAATGATATCCCTACCGAACAATTAGAAATAGTTGACGCTCAATTATGTCCGTTTTTAGAAAAGCAAGGCATTCCCGTATTAGCAACATTGCCCGAAAGTGACTTGCTACGCAGTGTCAGCGTGGATCAACTGGTCAACCAGTTAAATGCTGAGGTTCTCTGTCGCGGCGATCGCCTGGATTTGATGGTGGAAAGTTTGGCAATTGGGGCGATGAATGTCAATTCGGCTGTGAAGTATTTCCGCAAACGCCGAAATATGGCAGTTGTCACAGGGGGCGATCGCGTGGAAATTCAACAAGCCGCCCTAGAAAGTTCTACACAATGCCTGATTTTGACTGGACAACTGCCACCACCCGCCTTTATTCTCACCCGTGCTGAAGAGCTAGAAATCCCCATTTTATCGGTTGATTTGGATACCCTCACTACTGTGGAAATTATTGAGCGGACTTTTAGTCAAGTCCGGGTACACGAACCAATTAAGGTTCAGTGTATTCGCCAGTTGATGACTGAGCATTTTGACATTGATCGCTTGTTATCTAAACTCGGCTTAACTGCCGCCGGGAAATTCCCTTAA
- the ebsA gene encoding type IV pilus biogenesis protein EbsA, translating into MSIEQLQPASQQQANVYLPYVQSPKRNFLPYALSLYQKGILEGQRKIEGGESIPFVASWNVATLPSDLTRCRIQFEGNAELSYEVMMASFEFMSFLIELMENYKRFRLTDFSQAFYRKVLRIDE; encoded by the coding sequence ATGTCTATTGAGCAACTCCAGCCAGCCAGTCAACAACAAGCAAACGTTTACTTACCTTATGTTCAGAGTCCGAAGCGTAATTTTTTACCTTATGCCCTGAGTCTTTACCAAAAAGGTATTTTGGAAGGACAGCGCAAAATTGAAGGCGGTGAGAGCATTCCCTTTGTCGCTTCTTGGAATGTTGCCACCCTGCCTTCGGATTTAACACGTTGTCGGATACAGTTTGAGGGGAATGCTGAACTTAGTTATGAAGTGATGATGGCAAGTTTTGAATTTATGAGTTTTTTAATTGAACTTATGGAAAATTATAAGCGCTTTCGCTTGACTGATTTTTCACAAGCTTTTTACCGCAAAGTTTTGCGTATAGACGAATAA
- a CDS encoding glycosyltransferase produces MPANSWPEDDYYDELDQLNSLLSDPSADEEESVVEVNPISLPSRFQGRRRKAALVLTVVWSGTIALHLASWGSIFILGLTTLLGFHALVVVFARPRRYSKEMQGDLPSVSVLVAAKNEEAVIGKLVKNLCNLEYPDGQYEVWIIDDNSSDKTPQLLAELAQKYDQLKVLRRSPQASGGKSGALNQVLPLTKGEIVAVFDADAQVVPDLLLQVAPLFQREKVGAVQVRKAIANAKENFWTLGQMAEMALDTWFQQQRVAIGGIGELRGNGQFVRRTALDSCGGWNEVTITDDLDMTLRLHLDKWDIECTMYPNVQEEGVTNAIALWHQRSRWAEGGYQRYLDYWDLILKNGMGVRKTWDMLIFMLTMYILPTAAVPDILMAVARHRLPILGPVTTLSIGMSVIGMFAGLKRIRQDQEFNISTFFLLLLQTLRGSLYMLHWLVVMSSTTARMSVRPKRLKWIKTVHSGSGD; encoded by the coding sequence ATGCCAGCGAATTCCTGGCCCGAAGACGATTATTACGACGAGCTTGACCAACTTAACTCCCTATTATCCGACCCATCGGCAGATGAGGAGGAATCAGTGGTAGAGGTAAATCCCATTTCTCTACCATCCCGGTTTCAAGGACGTAGACGCAAAGCCGCTCTGGTTTTGACTGTAGTTTGGAGCGGTACAATCGCTCTGCATTTAGCTTCTTGGGGTTCAATATTTATTCTAGGACTGACTACTCTCCTGGGATTTCACGCTTTAGTGGTGGTATTTGCTAGACCCCGCCGCTATAGCAAAGAAATGCAGGGAGATTTGCCCTCTGTATCTGTGTTAGTAGCAGCCAAAAATGAAGAAGCAGTTATTGGTAAATTAGTCAAGAATCTTTGTAATCTGGAATATCCAGATGGACAGTATGAAGTCTGGATTATTGACGATAACAGCAGCGATAAGACACCGCAGTTATTAGCAGAACTAGCCCAAAAATATGACCAACTCAAGGTTCTCAGGCGCTCTCCACAAGCTAGTGGTGGCAAATCAGGAGCCTTGAATCAGGTATTGCCATTGACTAAGGGCGAAATTGTCGCAGTGTTTGATGCTGATGCTCAAGTAGTACCAGACTTACTGCTACAGGTAGCACCTTTATTCCAACGAGAAAAGGTGGGGGCGGTGCAGGTGCGAAAAGCGATCGCCAACGCCAAAGAAAATTTTTGGACTTTGGGTCAAATGGCAGAAATGGCTTTAGATACCTGGTTTCAGCAGCAACGTGTTGCCATTGGTGGTATTGGCGAACTGCGCGGTAATGGTCAATTTGTCCGGCGTACAGCCTTAGACAGTTGTGGGGGATGGAATGAAGTCACCATCACCGATGATTTGGATATGACTTTGCGCCTACATCTTGACAAATGGGACATTGAGTGTACGATGTACCCGAATGTACAAGAAGAAGGTGTCACAAATGCGATCGCTCTTTGGCATCAGCGCAGTCGTTGGGCAGAAGGCGGCTATCAGCGCTATTTAGATTACTGGGATCTAATTCTGAAAAACGGCATGGGTGTGCGAAAAACCTGGGATATGCTGATATTTATGCTGACTATGTATATCCTCCCCACAGCAGCCGTTCCAGATATATTAATGGCGGTGGCTCGCCATCGTCTACCAATTTTAGGACCGGTAACTACACTATCAATCGGTATGTCTGTTATAGGGATGTTTGCCGGACTTAAGCGCATACGCCAAGATCAGGAATTTAATATTTCTACATTTTTTCTGTTACTGTTACAAACCCTGCGTGGCTCTTTGTATATGTTGCACTGGTTGGTAGTCATGAGTAGTACCACTGCTCGGATGTCCGTCCGACCAAAGCGCCTGAAATGGATTAAAACAGTGCATTCAGGAAGCGGCGACTAA
- the dnaX gene encoding DNA polymerase III subunit gamma/tau, which produces MSYEPLHHKYRPKSFAELVGQEAIATTLTNAIRTAKIAPAYLFTGPRGTGKTSSARILAKSLNCLNSDQPTAEPCGVCDVCQGITKGYSLDVIEIDAASNTGVDNIRELIEKAQFAPVQCRYKVYVVDECLTGDSLVLTDQGLVRIDDPSINGKKVMSYNDSSGEWQFKQVVRWLDQGERQTLVIKTNNREIRCTGNHLIRTDQGWIPAKDVKEGVKILSPVNVGAVSSFINLVSMDASGDSLADTNLKAIHPGKNLTTWNLFFNKLNYLDLSVLAGVAKSLISPHFYKKKVGELAASSLTGKDIHTKKDTEIGNSEQKSSLPMLRFYNQMPLDLSMEPYWETAPSLTLINTADSPDCAGHTQKSSKNGWNTKPSAFKNYVHNCELQLTKGTETPQLPATPFVIPNSKVSLKLSNQMGIKNLSLWTGSIELPQRDWLGGFAMMDHSALLHKAVHRFNCILKDSLSQKINSLLLGLPQWDTQPPVSLTPEVVQDRNTTISGWGQEPVDSGWQTSNNIQSPQWITSLETVESVHLAGVERVYDIEVADNHNFVANGLLVHNCHMLSTAAFNALLKTLEEPPKHVVFVLATTDPQRVLPTIISRCQRFDFRRIQLEAMVQHLSAIASKESINIAPGAVTLIGQIAQGGLRDAESLLDQLALTVGEVTPDKVWDLVGSVSEQDLIALLKAIAQNHPEAVLDCSRKILDSGREPLIILQNLAALYRDLLIAQTASNRQDLVTCTQQTWIALVELSQKFDMSTILRGQQHLRTSEVQIKNTTQPRLWLEVTLLGLLPSANVQTQAVNTSPRVNAPAVAPNYYPVASSPPQPINQNPTVNPVVSSPPQPINQNPTVNPVASSPPQPINQNPTVHSEPITPSPQTQAPAPANSEPASPQEVITQSEYDLTQVWQQVRVNIQMPSRQALLGQMCQITEFNGNVARIAVKGAWLDTLKSDLPVIKAAFQQIFQREIQVYLEKATSSTPNSSRTNPPPQNFTPVQQPPAPNYNQQIQSLAPAAPATPTPAPAPAPAPVITPAKTESTTGAGRVQTLPPRPTPTPPAEWETDEVAIAAKRLADFFNGQVIRFTDDGIDSPESMATPEGLDEPEIDDD; this is translated from the coding sequence ATGTCTTACGAACCCCTCCACCATAAGTATCGCCCAAAGAGTTTTGCTGAACTGGTGGGACAAGAGGCGATCGCTACTACCCTCACCAACGCGATTCGCACTGCTAAAATTGCCCCTGCCTATTTATTCACAGGCCCCAGAGGGACGGGAAAGACTTCTAGCGCCCGGATTCTCGCTAAATCTTTAAATTGTCTCAACAGTGACCAACCCACTGCTGAACCCTGTGGAGTATGTGATGTTTGTCAAGGCATTACTAAGGGCTACTCTCTCGATGTGATAGAAATTGATGCTGCTAGTAACACTGGTGTAGATAATATCCGCGAGTTGATTGAAAAGGCGCAGTTTGCCCCTGTGCAGTGTCGCTACAAGGTTTATGTGGTCGATGAATGTCTGACTGGAGATTCTCTGGTTTTAACTGATCAAGGACTCGTCAGAATTGATGATCCTAGTATCAACGGCAAGAAGGTGATGAGTTACAACGATTCATCAGGCGAGTGGCAATTCAAGCAAGTTGTCAGGTGGTTAGACCAAGGAGAACGTCAAACGCTGGTCATCAAGACGAATAACCGAGAAATTAGATGTACGGGTAATCATTTAATCAGGACAGATCAGGGATGGATACCAGCAAAAGACGTAAAAGAAGGAGTGAAGATACTATCTCCTGTGAATGTGGGTGCGGTATCCTCATTTATAAATTTGGTGTCGATGGACGCATCCGGCGATTCGTTAGCGGACACCAATTTAAAGGCAATACATCCGGGCAAAAATCTTACAACCTGGAATCTATTCTTCAACAAGCTGAATTATTTAGACCTTTCTGTGCTTGCGGGTGTGGCGAAAAGCTTAATATCCCCACATTTTTACAAAAAAAAGGTAGGGGAATTGGCAGCATCCAGTCTCACTGGAAAAGACATCCATACAAAAAAGGACACGGAAATTGGGAACTCAGAACAGAAAAGTTCCTTGCCAATGCTGCGGTTTTACAACCAGATGCCCTTGGACTTATCTATGGAACCTTACTGGGAGACGGCTCCATCTCTTACCCTAATAAATACAGCCGATTCCCCAGATTGTGCTGGACACACGCAGAAAAGCAGCAAGAATGGTTGGAATACAAAGCCAAGCGCCTTCAAGAATTACGTCCACAACTGCGAATTGCAATTAACAAAGGGTACGGAAACACCTCAGTTACCTGCAACACCGTTTGTCATCCCCAACTCAAAGGTGTCTTTGAAATTGTCAAACCAAATGGGGATAAAAAACTTGTCTCTATGGACTGGCTCAATCGAATTACCCCAGAGGGACTGGCTTGGTGGTTTTGCGATGATGGATCACTCAGCCTTACTCCACAAGGCAGTCCACAGATTCAATTGCATACTGAAGGATTCTCTGTCACAGAAAATCAACTCATTGCTACTTGGCTTACCTCAATGGGATACCCAGCCGCCAGTAAGTCTTACACCAGAAGTAGTACAGGACAGAAATACTACTATATCTGGATGGGGGCAAGAACCAGTAGACAGTGGTTGGCAGACCTCAAACAATATTCAATCCCCTCAATGGATTACAAGTTTGGAGACAGTCGAATCTGTTCACCTCGCTGGAGTTGAACGAGTCTATGACATTGAAGTGGCAGATAATCACAACTTTGTGGCAAATGGGCTTTTGGTGCATAATTGCCATATGCTCAGTACGGCGGCATTCAATGCGTTATTAAAAACATTAGAAGAACCACCGAAACACGTAGTTTTTGTTTTAGCCACAACAGACCCGCAGCGAGTCTTGCCAACGATTATTTCACGCTGTCAAAGATTTGATTTTAGAAGGATTCAGTTGGAGGCGATGGTTCAGCATTTAAGTGCGATCGCCTCTAAAGAAAGTATTAATATAGCTCCTGGTGCTGTCACCTTAATCGGTCAAATTGCTCAGGGAGGATTGCGAGATGCAGAAAGTCTACTGGATCAATTAGCTTTGACTGTGGGTGAAGTCACACCTGACAAAGTTTGGGATTTGGTGGGTTCAGTGAGTGAACAAGACTTAATTGCTTTATTGAAGGCGATCGCTCAAAATCATCCAGAAGCAGTTTTAGATTGTAGCCGTAAAATCCTCGATAGTGGACGAGAACCGCTAATTATTCTGCAAAATCTCGCCGCCTTATACCGAGATTTACTCATAGCACAAACAGCATCTAATCGCCAGGATTTAGTTACTTGTACCCAGCAAACCTGGATAGCGTTAGTAGAATTGTCCCAAAAATTCGACATGAGTACAATTTTGCGGGGACAGCAACACCTACGCACATCTGAAGTGCAGATTAAAAATACCACCCAACCCCGTTTGTGGTTAGAAGTGACATTACTGGGATTATTGCCAAGTGCAAATGTTCAAACCCAAGCTGTAAATACATCTCCGCGAGTAAATGCGCCTGCTGTAGCTCCAAATTATTACCCAGTCGCTTCTTCACCACCTCAGCCCATAAATCAAAATCCCACCGTTAACCCAGTCGTTTCTTCACCACCTCAGCCCATAAATCAAAATCCCACCGTTAACCCAGTCGCTTCTTCACCACCTCAGCCCATAAATCAAAATCCCACCGTTCATTCCGAACCAATCACACCGTCACCTCAAACTCAAGCACCAGCACCTGCAAATAGTGAACCTGCATCTCCACAGGAAGTTATTACACAATCAGAGTATGACTTAACTCAAGTTTGGCAACAGGTGCGTGTGAATATTCAGATGCCTTCTCGGCAAGCTTTACTCGGTCAAATGTGCCAGATTACAGAGTTTAACGGGAACGTAGCTCGTATTGCTGTCAAAGGCGCTTGGTTAGACACACTTAAATCTGATCTGCCGGTGATTAAGGCTGCTTTCCAACAGATTTTCCAGCGCGAAATCCAGGTTTATCTGGAAAAAGCAACTTCTTCTACTCCTAACTCCAGCAGAACAAATCCTCCACCACAAAATTTTACTCCCGTTCAGCAACCACCAGCACCCAACTACAATCAGCAAATTCAATCTTTAGCACCGGCGGCTCCAGCTACACCAACACCAGCACCAGCACCAGCACCAGCACCAGTAATAACACCAGCAAAAACCGAATCAACGACGGGTGCAGGTAGGGTGCAAACCTTACCCCCACGACCAACGCCAACACCCCCAGCTGAATGGGAAACTGATGAAGTGGCGATCGCCGCCAAGCGTCTAGCGGATTTCTTCAATGGTCAGGTTATCCGCTTTACAGACGATGGAATAGATTCGCCTGAATCTATGGCTACACCTGAGGGCTTGGATGAACCAGAAATTGATGATGATTGA